The following are from one region of the Actinoplanes sp. L3-i22 genome:
- a CDS encoding MarR family winged helix-turn-helix transcriptional regulator — MSTSLQQVGLAVKRLQWRHHREANRRLAPLGLSLVQWDTLRHLHANPGASLHRLAELTFQTDQSMGELARRMVDRGLIERVEGPGRKVQHQLTTTGDDLRRAGGEAVDGVLTESLGQLSADERETLHQLLRKATGSP; from the coding sequence ATGAGCACCTCTCTGCAGCAGGTCGGCCTGGCCGTCAAGCGGCTCCAATGGCGGCATCACCGCGAGGCCAATCGCCGCCTGGCCCCGCTGGGCCTGTCGCTGGTGCAGTGGGACACCCTGCGCCACCTGCACGCCAACCCCGGCGCCTCGCTGCATCGGCTGGCCGAGCTGACCTTCCAGACCGATCAGTCCATGGGCGAGCTGGCCCGGCGGATGGTCGACCGCGGGCTCATCGAGCGGGTTGAGGGGCCGGGCCGCAAGGTCCAGCACCAGCTCACCACGACCGGCGACGACCTGCGCCGGGCCGGCGGCGAAGCGGTCGACGGCGTGCTGACCGAGTCCCTCGGCCAGCTCAGCGCCGACGAACGGGAAACCCTGCACCAGCTGCTGCGCAAAGCGACCGGCTCGCCCTGA
- a CDS encoding EAL domain-containing protein encodes MGAINARHATARDSEPTLDDVLNDGLHCVYQPFVDVDTAAVLAFEALMRGPAGSGLQSPMALLDAARAADRLAELEQAALRASLRDAAELSHGRPVTLFVNLEPTTLTRRRDVVLDALSARAAHVQVVVEITERALAEDLAGVLAGAEQLRAAGCAIALDDVGVHPESLAFIPLLRPEVVKLDLKLLRTVTDPATVAVAGAVRAYAEQAGAEVVAEGIETPQDLTRALVLGATLGQGWLWSRGERRFPPSTFRPERFAARPIGAALNTTPYELIGGGRRIRHAPKHLLVPVSKTLELMALQAAIPPVLLAAFEHVRFFRPSTTRRFTELAERLPFVAALGVGMPPAPAPGVRGGALSIQDPLASEWTVVVLGAHTAAALMARDLGDIGPDPDRQFEFVVSYDQALVTAAAHAMIGRLAQA; translated from the coding sequence GTGGGTGCCATCAATGCGCGGCACGCGACAGCGCGAGACAGCGAGCCGACCCTCGACGACGTGCTCAACGACGGCCTGCACTGCGTGTACCAGCCGTTCGTCGACGTGGACACCGCCGCGGTGCTGGCCTTCGAGGCGCTGATGCGCGGGCCGGCCGGTTCCGGCCTGCAGTCGCCGATGGCGCTGCTCGACGCCGCCCGGGCCGCCGACCGGCTCGCCGAGTTGGAACAGGCCGCGCTACGCGCGTCGCTGCGGGATGCGGCGGAGCTCTCGCACGGACGCCCGGTGACGTTGTTCGTCAATCTCGAGCCCACCACCCTGACCCGGCGGCGCGACGTCGTGCTCGACGCGCTGAGCGCGCGGGCCGCACATGTGCAGGTGGTCGTCGAGATCACCGAGCGGGCGCTGGCCGAGGACCTCGCCGGGGTGCTGGCCGGCGCCGAGCAGTTGCGCGCCGCCGGCTGCGCCATCGCCCTGGACGATGTCGGCGTGCACCCCGAGTCCCTGGCGTTCATCCCCCTGCTGCGCCCTGAGGTGGTCAAGCTCGATCTGAAGCTGTTGCGGACCGTCACGGATCCCGCCACGGTGGCGGTCGCCGGGGCGGTACGCGCCTATGCCGAACAAGCCGGCGCCGAAGTCGTCGCCGAGGGCATCGAGACCCCGCAGGACCTGACCCGGGCACTTGTCCTGGGTGCCACCCTCGGCCAGGGCTGGTTGTGGAGCCGCGGTGAACGCCGGTTCCCGCCCTCGACGTTCCGGCCGGAACGATTCGCCGCCCGTCCGATCGGCGCCGCCCTGAACACGACGCCCTACGAACTGATCGGCGGCGGCAGACGCATCCGGCACGCGCCCAAGCATCTGCTGGTCCCGGTGTCGAAGACCCTCGAACTCATGGCGCTGCAGGCGGCGATCCCGCCGGTGCTGCTCGCCGCCTTCGAGCACGTCCGGTTCTTCCGCCCGTCGACCACCCGGCGCTTCACCGAACTCGCCGAGCGTCTGCCGTTCGTCGCCGCGCTCGGGGTCGGCATGCCGCCCGCTCCCGCCCCCGGCGTGCGCGGTGGCGCTCTGTCGATCCAGGATCCGCTGGCCAGCGAATGGACCGTCGTCGTGCTGGGTGCCCACACCGCGGCAGCCCTGATGGCCCGCGACCTCGGCGACATCGGCCCGGACCCCGACCGGCAGTTCGAGTTCGTCGTCAGCTACGACCAGGCGCTGGTCACCGCCGCCGCACACGCCATGATCGGGCGCCTCGCCCAAGCTTGA
- a CDS encoding alpha/beta fold hydrolase: MTIHALTVAGIGAVELTVTERGQGHPVLLLHGGGGPLTVNPWADRLAEAEPARVLTPVHPGFNGTARPAALDTIGGLAATYVALLDALDLENVTVVGNSIGGWITAEMALLHSPRVSGYVLVDAVGIEVPGHPVPDFFALTPAELAARSYHDPQTYGVDPAKLPPQVRAAMAGNRVTLGAYAGRAMTDPTLAGRLSGVSTPTLVVWGEADRIGDLDFGRAFAGAIPGAEFTVLPGAGHLPQIETPDALIKTVWAFADAHATGTPARPAA; this comes from the coding sequence ATGACCATCCACGCACTCACCGTCGCGGGCATCGGCGCCGTCGAGCTCACCGTCACCGAGCGCGGCCAGGGCCACCCCGTCCTGCTGCTGCACGGCGGCGGTGGACCGCTCACCGTCAACCCCTGGGCCGACCGGCTCGCCGAGGCCGAGCCCGCGCGGGTGCTCACCCCGGTGCACCCCGGCTTCAACGGCACGGCGCGGCCCGCCGCGCTCGACACGATCGGCGGGCTGGCCGCGACGTACGTCGCTCTGCTCGATGCCCTTGATCTGGAAAATGTCACGGTGGTCGGCAACTCGATCGGTGGCTGGATCACCGCCGAGATGGCGCTGCTGCACTCACCCCGGGTCAGCGGCTACGTGCTCGTCGACGCGGTCGGCATCGAGGTGCCCGGCCACCCGGTCCCCGACTTCTTCGCGCTCACGCCCGCCGAGCTCGCCGCGCGCAGCTACCACGACCCGCAGACCTACGGTGTCGACCCGGCCAAGCTGCCCCCGCAGGTTCGTGCGGCGATGGCCGGCAACCGGGTGACCCTCGGGGCCTATGCCGGCCGTGCGATGACCGACCCGACGCTGGCCGGCCGGCTCAGCGGGGTGAGCACGCCGACCCTGGTGGTCTGGGGCGAGGCCGACCGGATCGGCGACCTCGACTTCGGCCGGGCCTTCGCCGGCGCCATCCCCGGCGCCGAGTTCACCGTGCTTCCCGGAGCCGGTCACCTGCCGCAGATCGAAACCCCCGACGCGCTCATCAAGACCGTCTGGGCCTTCGCCGACGCGCACGCCACCGGCACGCCCGCCCGTCCGGCGGCGTAA
- a CDS encoding NACHT domain-containing NTPase, with product MRGHRRKLLVSALLAGTVAALTLLAREMTSGDLDRADKVASVTGLLVALLGLALTLREPLTAWLAPSHAATLARLSTDEAATAADELARSVRIGWEQEAARRGLFDPVPITLHWRSTARPVSAPVTAITAGEVGGHPTGLRLSGDLNRIVETLDGLPRHRLVILGDAGTGKTALAIVALLRVLRERSPGEPVPVLVPMASWDPGESSVREWIGAQLADGYYRGQPEVPEDLLAEGLIMPILDGLDEMPESVRPAAIRNLTRFLDGQPLVLTSRGPEFEQAVTAARAVVAEAAVVELERISTGDALDYLARAGDVEGDSWSKITAELARDPAGRVAVALDTPLMLNLARAVHAAKPARVDEILDATRFPDASAIREWLTDQLIPAAYGPTDAGRARRWLTFLAREMTRRGTTVLTWWQLPQALPAAVLAAGYGIVATFCAYFSLVDTYGWGGAVRVSLLLGLIAAVAITFAPAPAPARVDGYLRARLPGALIAMLRGLGIGTACGFVAGLVLGVAYSGPLFATYPTMVHSWLENTHWLLASAAIGLYFGTTTGGLTGIIVGLIIGVSRGAAAGLRGGGKVALVMAGVIALAIGKAASESAAERHTLIFRVFTQFDYRPAPTFIRDLALQIAGDHGEFPPWEVLLMYIPQLTAFLGLFGAVFGVVLALRRVTGSPLDVTLVTSPQVAWKADRKAALTRFLVVITALGLMYAGLQVVATGHAFWNATAYPTVFMIAVFTASVSAYGRFVIATVILWMAGRMPLSGIAFLESARRRGVLRLSGASYQFRHEVLQAQLSRR from the coding sequence GACCGAGCCGACAAGGTCGCCAGCGTCACCGGGCTCCTGGTCGCCCTCCTCGGCCTGGCCCTGACCCTCCGCGAGCCACTGACCGCCTGGCTTGCCCCGTCGCACGCCGCGACCCTGGCAAGGCTGTCCACGGATGAGGCCGCGACCGCCGCCGACGAACTGGCCCGCAGTGTTCGGATCGGCTGGGAGCAGGAGGCCGCGCGGCGAGGTCTGTTCGATCCGGTGCCGATCACCCTGCACTGGCGGAGCACCGCGCGGCCGGTGTCGGCACCCGTCACGGCGATCACGGCCGGCGAGGTCGGCGGACACCCGACCGGGCTGAGGCTGAGCGGTGACCTCAACAGGATCGTGGAGACCCTGGACGGCCTGCCCCGGCACCGGTTGGTCATCCTCGGCGACGCCGGCACCGGTAAGACCGCGCTCGCCATCGTTGCCCTGCTCCGGGTCCTGCGGGAGCGGTCACCAGGCGAACCGGTGCCGGTGCTCGTTCCGATGGCGTCGTGGGATCCCGGCGAGTCGTCGGTCCGCGAATGGATTGGGGCGCAGCTGGCCGACGGCTACTACCGCGGCCAGCCGGAGGTCCCAGAGGACCTGCTCGCCGAGGGGCTCATCATGCCGATCCTGGACGGTCTGGACGAGATGCCGGAGTCGGTGCGGCCGGCGGCGATCCGGAATCTGACCAGATTCCTCGACGGGCAGCCGCTGGTCCTCACCTCGCGTGGACCCGAATTCGAGCAGGCCGTCACCGCGGCGCGGGCTGTGGTGGCCGAGGCCGCGGTCGTCGAGCTCGAACGGATCAGCACCGGCGACGCGCTCGACTACCTGGCCCGCGCCGGCGACGTGGAGGGCGACTCCTGGTCGAAGATCACCGCCGAGCTTGCCCGGGACCCAGCCGGGCGGGTCGCGGTCGCGCTGGACACCCCGCTGATGCTCAACCTTGCGCGGGCCGTGCACGCCGCCAAACCGGCCCGGGTCGACGAGATCCTCGACGCGACCCGGTTCCCGGATGCTTCGGCGATCCGGGAATGGCTCACCGATCAATTGATTCCGGCAGCGTACGGGCCGACGGACGCGGGGCGGGCCCGGCGCTGGCTCACTTTCCTGGCCCGGGAGATGACTCGGCGAGGCACCACCGTGCTGACCTGGTGGCAGCTGCCGCAGGCACTTCCGGCGGCCGTGCTCGCGGCCGGATACGGCATCGTTGCCACCTTCTGCGCCTATTTCTCCTTGGTCGACACCTACGGCTGGGGTGGAGCCGTACGAGTCAGCCTTCTACTGGGACTGATCGCCGCCGTGGCGATCACCTTCGCCCCCGCGCCGGCCCCGGCTCGGGTCGACGGCTACCTGCGAGCTCGGCTCCCCGGTGCCCTCATCGCGATGCTCCGAGGCCTGGGAATCGGTACGGCCTGCGGTTTCGTGGCCGGTCTGGTCCTCGGAGTGGCCTACTCGGGTCCGCTCTTCGCCACATATCCCACCATGGTGCATTCCTGGCTCGAGAACACCCACTGGCTTCTGGCGTCGGCCGCGATCGGCCTCTATTTCGGCACGACGACGGGCGGCCTCACCGGGATCATCGTCGGACTGATCATCGGGGTCTCCCGCGGTGCCGCCGCCGGCCTTCGCGGTGGTGGCAAGGTGGCGCTCGTCATGGCCGGAGTCATCGCTCTGGCCATCGGGAAAGCGGCCTCGGAGTCGGCAGCGGAGCGGCACACGTTGATATTCCGGGTCTTCACGCAGTTCGACTACCGCCCGGCGCCGACTTTCATTCGCGACCTGGCCCTCCAGATAGCCGGCGACCATGGGGAGTTCCCTCCCTGGGAGGTCCTGCTCATGTACATTCCCCAGCTCACCGCCTTCCTGGGTCTGTTCGGAGCGGTCTTCGGAGTCGTGCTGGCACTCCGGCGGGTTACCGGCTCACCGCTCGACGTCACGCTGGTCACCAGCCCGCAGGTCGCCTGGAAGGCCGACCGCAAAGCGGCCCTCACTCGCTTCCTGGTCGTCATCACAGCACTCGGACTGATGTATGCCGGGTTGCAGGTCGTCGCGACGGGGCACGCCTTCTGGAATGCGACCGCGTATCCGACCGTGTTCATGATCGCCGTTTTCACGGCGTCGGTCTCCGCCTACGGCCGATTCGTGATCGCTACCGTCATCCTCTGGATGGCCGGGCGCATGCCGTTGTCCGGCATCGCCTTCCTGGAGAGCGCCCGGCGGCGGGGCGTCCTGCGACTGTCCGGTGCGTCGTACCAGTTCCGGCACGAAGTGCTGCAGGCGCAGCTCAGTCGTCGCTGA
- a CDS encoding TetR/AcrR family transcriptional regulator, producing the protein MAARKPRGSYSVGRARREQILDAATANFASLGYTQTSMARIAQDVGLTGPGLMHYFPTKKHLLVAVAERRFDILGEWAEDAAEDTDGTGPLRQMMRLAGLFAAQPGLIELFVLVTAEAADPTSAAHELYVARYERVVVALTDGFERGVQAGFLHADLDYESIARECVAVADGLQLQWVLTGGRIDLTALIRNHLERLAPTILRSGRRVDLSDEIDRSLLPAG; encoded by the coding sequence ATGGCGGCACGCAAGCCTCGGGGTAGCTACTCGGTCGGGCGAGCGCGCCGGGAGCAGATCCTGGACGCGGCCACCGCCAATTTCGCGAGCCTGGGCTACACGCAGACGTCCATGGCCCGGATCGCGCAGGACGTGGGGCTGACCGGCCCCGGTCTGATGCACTACTTCCCGACCAAGAAGCACCTGCTGGTGGCGGTCGCGGAACGACGCTTCGACATTCTCGGCGAATGGGCCGAGGACGCCGCCGAGGACACCGACGGCACCGGGCCGCTGCGGCAGATGATGCGGCTGGCCGGCCTGTTCGCGGCCCAGCCCGGGCTGATCGAGCTGTTCGTCCTGGTCACCGCGGAGGCTGCCGATCCGACCAGCGCGGCGCATGAGTTGTATGTGGCCCGTTACGAGCGGGTCGTGGTGGCGTTGACCGACGGTTTCGAGCGTGGCGTGCAGGCCGGGTTCCTGCACGCCGATCTCGACTACGAGTCGATCGCGCGCGAGTGCGTCGCGGTGGCCGACGGTCTGCAACTGCAGTGGGTGCTCACCGGTGGCCGGATCGATCTGACGGCGTTGATCAGGAATCACCTGGAGCGGCTCGCGCCGACGATCCTGCGGTCGGGGCGACGCGTGGACCTGTCCGATGAGATCGATCGTTCGCTGCTGCCCGCCGGGTAG
- a CDS encoding CocE/NonD family hydrolase: MSTLRQRFSRWLQSRTIAGLTPGPYDVAIQQDLRVPMDDGVELLADLLTPIGGSDPRLPTIVMRSPYGRRGPGTGQAKALVREGFTVLIQSCRGTWGSPGEFRPQLDDQRDGIATHRWVRKQPWCTGSVATFGQSYLGYTQWAVAGKLQREDPQNAPQALCLITTMPDFGAITWDNAAFSLRNALGWSQMMDRMGRRDLLPLLLGMLRPDPKLKKGFDVLPLSGGDTVAAGHPVPWYQDWVAHERLTDEFWTQQSHTASVPEVTAPVYMVTGWYDIFLPWQLDNYAQLVAAGRPPRLTLGPWGHTSRGMGGPAVGESIAFLKEHFLGETSNRVAPVRAYLTGADRWQDLASWPPAGVTVESWSVHASSRLAPEPAGDGVTSYVYDPADPTPAVGGPSLQPNSGPVDNAEHEKRADVIVFRSEPLAADTTIAGVPVARIRFRSSQPSADLFVRICDVHPDGRSMTVCDGIRRIGGIATTGTDPQPDADGFREIEVRLWPAFHRFAPGHRIGLQISSGAHPRYARNPGSGEPAATAVTTHPATQEISHGLSRIDLPRWTA, from the coding sequence ATGAGCACGCTCCGCCAGCGCTTCTCGCGATGGCTGCAGTCGCGGACCATCGCGGGACTCACGCCCGGCCCGTACGACGTGGCCATCCAGCAGGACCTGCGGGTTCCCATGGACGACGGTGTCGAGCTGCTCGCGGACCTGCTCACCCCGATCGGCGGGAGCGACCCGCGGCTGCCCACGATCGTGATGCGCAGCCCCTACGGCCGGCGTGGTCCGGGTACCGGTCAGGCCAAGGCCCTGGTCCGCGAAGGATTCACCGTCCTGATCCAGAGCTGCCGAGGCACCTGGGGCTCCCCCGGCGAGTTCCGGCCGCAGCTCGACGATCAGCGCGACGGCATCGCCACCCACCGCTGGGTGCGTAAGCAGCCGTGGTGCACCGGCAGCGTGGCCACCTTCGGACAGAGCTACCTGGGTTACACCCAGTGGGCGGTGGCCGGGAAGCTGCAGCGCGAGGATCCGCAGAACGCGCCGCAAGCCCTGTGCCTGATCACCACGATGCCCGACTTCGGCGCGATCACCTGGGACAACGCGGCGTTCTCGCTGCGCAACGCGCTGGGCTGGTCACAGATGATGGACCGGATGGGCCGGCGCGACCTGCTCCCGCTGCTGCTCGGCATGCTGCGGCCCGACCCCAAGCTCAAGAAGGGTTTCGACGTGCTCCCGCTCAGCGGCGGCGACACCGTCGCGGCCGGCCACCCGGTGCCCTGGTATCAGGACTGGGTCGCCCATGAGCGGCTCACCGACGAGTTCTGGACCCAGCAGTCGCACACCGCCTCGGTGCCCGAGGTGACCGCTCCGGTCTACATGGTCACCGGCTGGTACGACATCTTCCTGCCCTGGCAGCTCGACAACTACGCGCAGCTCGTCGCGGCCGGCCGGCCGCCGCGGCTGACCCTCGGCCCGTGGGGCCACACGTCGCGGGGCATGGGCGGCCCGGCCGTCGGCGAGAGCATCGCCTTCCTCAAGGAGCACTTCCTGGGCGAGACGAGCAACCGGGTCGCGCCCGTGCGGGCCTACCTGACCGGCGCGGATCGGTGGCAGGACCTGGCGTCCTGGCCGCCGGCCGGGGTCACCGTGGAGTCCTGGTCCGTGCACGCGTCGAGCCGGCTGGCACCGGAGCCCGCCGGCGACGGGGTGACCAGCTACGTCTACGACCCCGCCGATCCCACGCCGGCGGTCGGCGGCCCGAGCCTGCAGCCGAACTCCGGCCCGGTGGACAACGCCGAGCACGAGAAACGCGCCGACGTGATCGTGTTCCGCAGCGAACCGCTCGCCGCGGACACCACCATCGCCGGCGTGCCGGTGGCCCGGATCCGGTTCCGGTCGTCGCAGCCCAGCGCCGACCTGTTCGTCCGGATCTGCGACGTGCACCCGGACGGCCGGTCGATGACGGTCTGCGACGGCATCCGCCGCATCGGCGGCATCGCCACCACCGGCACCGATCCCCAGCCGGACGCCGACGGGTTCCGCGAGATCGAGGTACGGCTGTGGCCGGCCTTCCACCGGTTCGCGCCCGGCCACCGGATCGGCCTGCAGATCAGCTCGGGCGCCCACCCGCGCTACGCCCGCAACCCGGGTTCGGGCGAGCCGGCCGCCACGGCGGTGACCACCCACCCCGCGACTCAGGAGATCTCGCACGGCCTGTCCCGTATCGACCTACCACGATGGACCGCGTGA
- a CDS encoding cellulase family glycosylhydrolase, with product MSSMARKAGLAFAAAGLALAGAVYGVTSASADVTAQLTAPQLVADMGAGWNLGNQLEASNNGIPSETAWGNPVITQALINKVKAAGFKTIRIPVSYLGKIGAGPSYTVDAAWLTRIQEVVNYAYNQGLYVVINMHGDGYKSVAGSWLICDATDQTTIKAKYQKVWQQVATKFAAYNEHLILESMNEEFDGQYGNPTQPCYSNINAYNQTFVDTVRQTGGTNASRWLLVPGWNTNIDYTVGSYGFTLPTDQYRSASVPSAEQRIMISVHYYDPWDFTGQEDGNITQWGPNATNAAKTSTWGQADYLDGQLKKVYDTFVARGYPVLVGEYGSIDKTAADSTNNKFRADYARTLVSAAKKYGAATAYWDNGYNGAYGFGLFDRSSATVTQQTIIDAIVSAAGGTPTSTPPTSASASPSASPSTSTPAGACRVTNAVNAWNTGLTNSITITNTGTTAVSGWTLAFTLAAGQSITSGWSATYSPASGAVTATNVSYNGTIAAGASTTIGYQATHTGNAAAPTGFRLNGAACS from the coding sequence ATGAGTTCGATGGCAAGGAAGGCCGGGCTCGCGTTCGCCGCCGCCGGCCTGGCCCTGGCCGGAGCCGTGTACGGCGTGACGTCAGCCTCGGCCGACGTCACCGCCCAGCTGACCGCCCCTCAGCTGGTAGCCGACATGGGAGCCGGATGGAACCTGGGCAACCAGCTGGAGGCCAGCAACAACGGCATCCCCAGCGAGACGGCGTGGGGCAACCCGGTCATCACCCAAGCCCTGATCAACAAGGTCAAGGCCGCGGGCTTCAAGACGATCCGCATCCCGGTCTCCTACCTGGGCAAGATCGGCGCCGGCCCGAGCTACACGGTCGACGCCGCCTGGCTGACCCGGATCCAGGAAGTCGTCAACTACGCCTACAACCAGGGCCTGTACGTCGTGATCAACATGCACGGCGACGGCTACAAGTCCGTCGCCGGCTCCTGGTTGATCTGCGACGCGACCGACCAGACCACGATCAAGGCCAAGTACCAGAAGGTGTGGCAGCAGGTCGCGACGAAGTTCGCGGCCTACAACGAGCACCTGATCCTCGAGTCGATGAACGAGGAGTTCGACGGCCAGTACGGCAACCCGACCCAGCCGTGCTACTCCAACATCAACGCCTACAACCAGACGTTCGTCGACACCGTACGCCAGACCGGCGGCACCAACGCCTCGCGCTGGCTGCTCGTGCCCGGCTGGAACACCAACATCGACTACACCGTCGGAAGCTACGGCTTCACGCTGCCGACCGATCAGTACCGCTCGGCGTCCGTCCCCAGCGCCGAGCAGCGCATCATGATCTCCGTCCACTACTACGACCCCTGGGACTTCACCGGCCAGGAGGACGGCAACATCACCCAGTGGGGCCCGAACGCCACCAACGCGGCGAAGACCTCGACCTGGGGGCAGGCGGACTATCTCGACGGGCAACTGAAGAAGGTGTACGACACCTTCGTCGCCCGCGGCTATCCGGTGCTCGTCGGTGAGTACGGGTCGATCGACAAGACGGCCGCCGACTCCACGAACAACAAGTTCCGGGCCGACTACGCGCGCACCCTGGTCTCCGCCGCCAAGAAGTACGGCGCGGCGACCGCCTACTGGGACAACGGCTACAACGGGGCGTACGGGTTCGGCCTGTTCGACCGCAGCTCCGCCACCGTCACCCAGCAAACCATCATCGACGCCATCGTCAGCGCCGCGGGCGGCACCCCCACCAGCACGCCGCCCACCAGCGCCTCGGCGAGCCCGTCGGCCAGCCCGTCGACGTCCACCCCGGCCGGCGCCTGCCGGGTCACCAACGCGGTGAACGCCTGGAACACCGGGCTGACCAACAGCATCACCATCACCAACACCGGCACCACCGCGGTCAGCGGCTGGACGCTGGCATTCACCCTGGCCGCCGGCCAGAGCATCACCTCCGGCTGGAGCGCCACCTACAGCCCGGCCAGCGGCGCGGTCACCGCGACCAATGTCAGCTACAACGGCACCATCGCGGCGGGTGCCTCGACCACCATCGGCTATCAGGCCACCCACACCGGCAACGCGGCCGCCCCCACCGGGTTCCGGCTCAACGGCGCCGCCTGCAGCTGA